The following are encoded in a window of Roseimaritima ulvae genomic DNA:
- a CDS encoding FHA domain-containing protein: protein MPVCSQCQTWIESSSVCTRCGASQAEMTAVDFKVAPRAGVQPLRPSRRPAVPLLTALDDDSETDGETLRLRTAALSIGRHAADWTFGNDLDMSGTHAKIVHCPEADQPDRWRLLDQGSSNGTFVRVARIELSHSETFMLGGVLLRWETGSTPRPRLHVFNPAGMSRVIRIANQSALTLGSDSSAADIAVDDSTVDARHATLQRHGSGWILEDLSSRNGIWQRVSEYPLSTSTHFMLGEQRFLFRLPEPPAMPRATP from the coding sequence ATGCCCGTCTGCTCGCAGTGTCAAACCTGGATTGAATCGAGTTCGGTTTGCACACGCTGTGGTGCGTCGCAAGCGGAAATGACCGCGGTGGATTTTAAAGTCGCCCCGCGTGCGGGAGTGCAACCGTTGCGTCCCTCGCGACGCCCCGCGGTGCCGTTATTGACCGCTCTGGACGACGACAGCGAGACCGACGGTGAAACGCTGCGTCTGCGGACTGCCGCCCTCTCGATCGGACGGCATGCCGCGGATTGGACGTTCGGTAACGATCTGGATATGTCCGGCACCCACGCCAAAATTGTGCATTGCCCCGAGGCGGACCAACCTGATCGCTGGCGTCTGCTCGATCAGGGCAGCAGCAATGGGACCTTCGTTCGCGTGGCTCGCATCGAATTATCGCACAGCGAAACCTTCATGCTCGGCGGCGTGTTGCTGCGTTGGGAAACCGGCTCCACGCCCCGTCCGCGATTACACGTGTTTAATCCGGCCGGTATGTCTCGTGTGATTCGCATCGCAAACCAATCCGCGCTGACCCTGGGCAGCGATTCCTCGGCAGCGGATATCGCCGTCGACGACAGTACGGTGGATGCTCGCCATGCCACACTGCAACGTCATGGTTCCGGTTGGATTCTGGAGGACCTATCAAGTCGTAATGGGATTTGGCAGCGCGTCAGCGAGTACCCGTTGTCCACCAGCACGC
- a CDS encoding dioxygenase family protein, giving the protein MSLRQPLPSRRVMLQSGLALGATAFSTPGLFAELLQTPPQTEGPFYPNQLPLDTDNDLLVINDSVTPGVGEITHLSGRVLDIKGNPVRNAFVEIWQVDNNAVYIHTGDTTNRANQDKNFQGYGRFLTDSKGQYYFRTIKPVPYPGRTPHIHFGISRSGHRVLTTQLYVKDHPNNARDGILQRIDAKSRETVLKEFKPLPDSKIGELAVNFDIVLGATAAEDEQGRMHGIGKSQWRSRRRRGSN; this is encoded by the coding sequence ATGAGTCTTCGCCAACCGCTTCCCAGTCGTCGAGTCATGTTGCAGAGCGGATTGGCTCTGGGAGCCACCGCCTTCTCCACGCCGGGGTTGTTCGCCGAATTGCTGCAAACCCCGCCGCAGACCGAGGGGCCGTTTTACCCTAACCAGTTGCCTCTGGACACCGACAACGACCTGTTGGTGATCAACGATTCCGTGACGCCGGGCGTGGGCGAAATCACCCACCTGTCGGGACGCGTGTTGGATATCAAAGGCAATCCGGTTCGCAACGCGTTTGTGGAAATCTGGCAAGTCGATAACAACGCCGTCTACATCCACACTGGCGACACCACCAATCGCGCCAACCAAGATAAAAACTTCCAGGGCTATGGTCGCTTCCTGACCGACTCCAAAGGCCAGTATTACTTCCGCACGATCAAGCCCGTTCCGTACCCGGGCCGCACCCCACATATCCACTTTGGCATCAGCCGCAGCGGTCACCGTGTGCTGACCACCCAGCTGTACGTCAAGGACCATCCCAACAACGCTCGCGACGGAATCCTGCAACGCATCGATGCGAAATCGCGGGAAACAGTGTTAAAGGAATTCAAGCCGCTGCCGGATTCGAAAATCGGCGAATTAGCGGTGAATTTCGACATCGTCCTGGGAGCCACTGCGGCGGAAGACGAGCAGGGCCGCATGCACGGCATCGGCAAATCGCAGTGGCGCAGCCGTCGGCGTCGTGGCAGCAACTAG
- the trxC gene encoding thioredoxin TrxC, whose product MELVCSNCLSVNRIPDTKLHDKPICGKCKQSLLPAKPIELTDQSFSKFIARTELPVLVDFWAPWCGPCRMMAPAFAEAAAQLSPQVVLAKLDTEAHPQAAAPFNITGIPTMILFQGGSEIRRQSGMMSAAQIAQFVS is encoded by the coding sequence GTGGAATTAGTCTGCTCAAATTGCCTTTCGGTTAATCGGATTCCCGACACGAAACTGCACGACAAGCCGATTTGCGGAAAGTGTAAGCAGTCGCTGCTGCCGGCAAAGCCGATCGAATTGACCGACCAAAGCTTCAGCAAGTTCATTGCTCGAACCGAATTGCCCGTGTTGGTCGATTTCTGGGCTCCCTGGTGCGGTCCCTGCCGGATGATGGCTCCCGCCTTTGCTGAAGCCGCCGCGCAGTTGTCGCCGCAAGTCGTCTTGGCCAAGCTGGACACCGAGGCGCATCCGCAAGCCGCCGCCCCCTTCAACATCACGGGCATTCCCACCATGATCCTGTTTCAAGGCGGCAGCGAAATCCGACGCCAATCGGGCATGATGAGCGCCGCCCAAATCGCCCAGTTCGTCAGCTAG
- a CDS encoding DUF1501 domain-containing protein: MKTPNRRQFLASGAAAGALSLSGRLQAAPSDAAAALLKGQAEHVISIWLGGGMGQIDTFDPKVKGDPKAKKPGSYYDAIDTAVDGVQVCQHLSKTAQVMDRVTAVRTVNHDVIDEHAAATNRMHTGRAISGTVTYPSLGSLIVHERGAADDNAPPYVLIGYPNVTRGPGFLGAKYGYLYLTETGRGPAGLSRPDGITDARQDRREAFLASLRKNADKTTVSKLQDYDAAIQQSLKLSGPEFNRVFQLDGEPDDLRNQYGGEFGQRCLLSRRLVQRGVRFIEVSHNLNFLNGAGWDVHNSGIVNQYKLIEELDTALATLIVDLEQKRLLDKTLIMITTEFGRPPGFDSGGGRGHQGSTFSCVLAGGGLSHCGAYGETDEMAKRIVADPVSVADLFATVCAATGVDYSKYLYAGDRPVPITDQGTPIAKLFV, translated from the coding sequence ATGAAGACACCCAACCGACGACAGTTTCTAGCCAGCGGTGCGGCAGCCGGAGCGCTGAGTCTTTCCGGTCGCCTGCAAGCCGCTCCCTCAGATGCTGCCGCGGCCCTGCTCAAAGGCCAGGCCGAACATGTGATTTCGATCTGGCTGGGCGGCGGTATGGGGCAGATCGATACCTTTGACCCCAAGGTCAAGGGCGACCCCAAAGCCAAGAAACCGGGTTCTTATTACGACGCTATTGATACGGCCGTCGATGGCGTCCAGGTTTGCCAACACCTGTCCAAAACCGCTCAAGTCATGGACCGCGTTACCGCCGTCCGCACGGTCAACCACGACGTCATCGACGAACACGCCGCCGCGACCAATCGCATGCACACCGGTCGCGCCATCAGTGGCACCGTGACCTACCCGTCACTGGGCTCGCTGATTGTTCACGAGCGAGGCGCGGCCGACGATAACGCGCCGCCCTACGTCTTGATCGGCTATCCCAACGTGACCCGCGGACCGGGTTTTCTGGGAGCCAAATACGGCTACCTGTATTTGACCGAAACCGGTCGCGGGCCGGCCGGACTTTCGCGGCCCGATGGCATCACCGATGCTCGGCAAGATCGTCGCGAAGCTTTCCTGGCGTCACTGCGAAAAAACGCCGACAAAACCACCGTTTCCAAACTGCAGGATTATGACGCAGCGATCCAGCAAAGCTTGAAACTAAGTGGTCCGGAATTCAATCGCGTCTTCCAACTGGACGGCGAACCGGACGATTTGCGAAACCAATACGGCGGCGAATTCGGACAGCGTTGTCTGCTCAGCCGACGCTTGGTCCAACGCGGTGTGCGGTTTATCGAAGTCAGCCACAACCTGAATTTCCTGAACGGTGCCGGCTGGGATGTCCACAACAGCGGGATCGTCAACCAATACAAGTTGATCGAAGAACTGGACACCGCGTTGGCGACGCTGATCGTCGACCTGGAACAGAAACGCTTGCTCGACAAGACCTTGATCATGATCACCACCGAATTCGGACGTCCGCCAGGATTCGACAGCGGCGGAGGTCGCGGCCACCAGGGCTCCACGTTCTCGTGTGTCCTAGCGGGAGGCGGCTTATCGCACTGCGGCGCCTACGGTGAAACCGACGAGATGGCTAAACGCATTGTCGCGGACCCGGTCAGCGTCGCCGACTTGTTCGCCACGGTGTGCGCGGCAACCGGCGTCGACTACAGCAAGTACCTGTACGCCGGCGATCGCCCCGTGCCGATCACCGACCAAGGCACACCGATCGCCAAGCTGTTTGTGTAG
- a CDS encoding DUF1553 domain-containing protein, whose amino-acid sequence MKLSKPSEKWAFLCGLLAVLSLTSVRSPAQDPAAPSVAARWDFDSEEITTLTPHGSVHRDQAGPRPPEFPEMDADNTAVRFDAGAYYSIPDDGPDSRFDFDNGDAITLEAWVNPAAIRDGQALYVIGKGRTNSPGFARDNQNWALRLMGSKGEARVNFLFASKRSISDAHWHRWTSRQGFPVASGWQHIAVTYRFGKPESIRGWLNGKPTDGTWDMGGPTTAAPVVDDDQVRIGERFAGLIDGAAIHREVLADDVLAARFHRVGKRRVVELAEERMPEMGEIPAGRVAFQLSEAMPAANRWLNTNETWPDESIRWHDDAFLLSRVPVKFDDWGIRSSWKAPLLLRIAGDVEIPAGSHRFLVRARSLSRLWLDGELVTRTKTVRSRGGNLEAIVPVPEPLVPGARRLPFPQQESFVEFTVSGQPTDGPRRVRVVLEVIVGGNGDRTEAGEVCVAVQPEGEGPLFVLKADHTSPLMLTDAAVEPELKRFEQSLVALEDDARRTAAASQDAFWQRRHEIAKQSVQPTTPASDVHPIDHFVKEKIAHAVQQAAAEDEATTAHFHQQVLPILREQCFRCHGEKQQGGLRLNSRDAALAMGESELPAVVPGAPDASEMIVRVRDHDMPPTETGLTDQQIATLEKWVEDGAVWPNPPLPPEAITAAPLIDDAAFLRRAFLDVVGVGPTADEAREFLASTDPNKRDKLVEQLLRDERYADNWVSFWMDQLAENPTLLNQSLNSTGPFRWFLHDALRDGKPLDRMVTELIMMRGSRHEGGSAGFAMAGENDSPMAAKGHIVASTFLGIELQCARCHDSPYHSTTQADLFSLAAMLNRKQLTPPQTSRVPDAFFENAGRESLIRVTLKPGVQVPPQWPFAAFTGLEDGPHIDELMRSPDDSRERLAALITSPQNDRFAKVIVNHLWNRLMGAAIVQPVNDWEGKTPSHEAMLQWLADELVTHRYDLRHVLQQIMTSETYQREAIGENRPAPPELRFFASPDRRRLTAEQVVDSLFTATEQTIDSGELTFVHDGAEPRPKRLTLGNPSRAWMFASLNNERDRPSLSLPRAQPIVDVLEAFGWPGTRQQPVVQRETEPNLLQPGILANGTLTMSLTRAAYQSPLSQWALDAPTPEALVDSLFLRFYARHPSEQEQAVFVAALANGFDDRKVPDDQIQPPQPPAPLPVSTWSNHLVPEANDIQEEWQRRVRRGPPADPRLRNDWREVYEDVVWSLVNDREFVWVP is encoded by the coding sequence ATGAAGTTATCTAAACCGTCTGAAAAGTGGGCCTTTCTCTGCGGCTTGCTTGCCGTACTCTCGCTCACCAGCGTTCGCTCCCCTGCCCAAGATCCTGCGGCACCATCGGTCGCCGCCCGCTGGGACTTCGACAGCGAAGAAATCACCACGTTGACGCCGCATGGCAGCGTGCATCGCGACCAAGCCGGACCGCGACCGCCAGAGTTTCCGGAGATGGACGCAGACAATACGGCCGTTCGCTTCGACGCCGGAGCTTATTATTCGATCCCTGACGACGGCCCGGACAGCAGGTTCGATTTTGACAACGGCGATGCGATCACGCTCGAAGCCTGGGTCAACCCGGCAGCGATCCGCGATGGGCAAGCCTTGTACGTGATCGGTAAAGGCCGCACGAATTCGCCCGGCTTCGCTCGCGACAATCAGAACTGGGCGCTGCGACTGATGGGCAGTAAAGGCGAAGCTCGTGTGAACTTTCTATTTGCTTCGAAACGTTCCATCAGCGACGCTCACTGGCACCGCTGGACATCCAGGCAGGGCTTTCCGGTGGCCAGCGGCTGGCAGCACATCGCCGTCACCTATCGCTTTGGCAAACCCGAATCGATTCGCGGTTGGCTCAACGGGAAACCCACCGACGGGACCTGGGACATGGGCGGCCCGACCACAGCGGCTCCGGTCGTCGACGACGATCAGGTCCGCATCGGTGAACGTTTTGCTGGCCTGATCGATGGCGCAGCGATCCACCGCGAAGTGTTGGCCGATGATGTCCTGGCCGCTCGCTTTCATCGCGTGGGCAAACGCCGCGTAGTCGAATTGGCCGAAGAACGCATGCCGGAGATGGGCGAGATCCCAGCCGGGCGCGTGGCCTTTCAATTAAGCGAAGCCATGCCGGCGGCGAATCGTTGGCTGAACACCAATGAAACCTGGCCGGACGAATCCATTCGCTGGCACGACGATGCGTTCCTGCTGTCACGGGTCCCGGTCAAGTTCGACGACTGGGGCATTCGCAGCAGTTGGAAGGCGCCCTTGCTGTTGCGGATCGCCGGGGACGTGGAAATCCCCGCAGGCTCGCACCGCTTCCTGGTCCGCGCCCGATCGCTCAGCCGACTCTGGCTGGACGGCGAACTGGTCACCCGTACCAAAACGGTCCGCAGCCGCGGCGGCAATTTGGAAGCCATCGTGCCGGTTCCCGAACCGCTGGTTCCCGGCGCCCGCCGATTGCCCTTTCCGCAACAGGAATCTTTTGTCGAATTCACCGTTTCCGGCCAGCCAACCGATGGCCCGCGACGGGTGCGGGTCGTGTTGGAAGTGATCGTGGGTGGCAACGGCGACCGCACCGAAGCCGGCGAAGTCTGCGTGGCTGTTCAGCCCGAAGGTGAAGGTCCGTTGTTCGTTTTGAAAGCAGACCACACGTCACCATTGATGCTGACCGACGCGGCCGTCGAGCCGGAGCTGAAGCGGTTCGAGCAGTCGCTGGTGGCGTTGGAAGATGATGCCCGCCGTACTGCCGCGGCTTCGCAAGACGCGTTTTGGCAACGTCGTCACGAAATCGCAAAGCAATCTGTCCAGCCCACCACGCCGGCATCCGACGTGCATCCGATCGACCACTTCGTGAAGGAAAAAATTGCTCACGCGGTTCAGCAAGCGGCCGCGGAAGACGAAGCCACCACGGCGCATTTCCACCAACAGGTCCTGCCAATCCTACGAGAGCAATGCTTTCGCTGCCACGGTGAAAAACAACAGGGTGGGCTGCGGCTGAATTCCCGCGACGCGGCCCTCGCGATGGGCGAATCGGAACTGCCTGCCGTCGTGCCCGGTGCCCCCGACGCCAGTGAAATGATTGTGCGGGTTCGCGATCATGACATGCCGCCCACCGAAACCGGATTGACCGACCAACAGATCGCCACATTGGAGAAATGGGTCGAAGACGGTGCGGTGTGGCCCAATCCGCCGCTGCCTCCCGAAGCGATTACGGCCGCCCCGCTGATCGACGATGCCGCCTTCCTGCGACGCGCCTTTCTGGACGTCGTGGGCGTTGGTCCGACCGCCGACGAAGCCCGCGAGTTCCTTGCCAGCACCGATCCCAACAAACGCGACAAGTTGGTCGAACAACTTTTGCGGGACGAACGTTACGCCGACAACTGGGTCAGCTTCTGGATGGACCAACTGGCAGAGAACCCCACGCTGCTGAACCAATCGCTGAATTCCACCGGTCCCTTTCGCTGGTTCCTTCACGATGCTCTGCGTGACGGCAAGCCGCTGGACCGGATGGTGACCGAACTGATCATGATGCGCGGCAGTCGGCACGAAGGCGGCAGCGCGGGGTTTGCCATGGCCGGCGAAAACGATTCCCCGATGGCCGCCAAAGGCCACATCGTGGCGTCGACGTTTTTGGGTATCGAACTGCAGTGCGCTCGCTGCCACGATTCTCCTTACCACAGCACCACCCAGGCCGACCTGTTTTCGCTGGCCGCGATGCTGAACCGCAAACAACTGACGCCGCCCCAAACCAGTCGGGTTCCCGACGCCTTTTTTGAAAACGCCGGACGCGAGTCATTGATTCGTGTCACGCTCAAACCAGGCGTTCAAGTTCCGCCCCAATGGCCCTTCGCAGCCTTCACCGGTCTGGAGGATGGACCTCATATCGACGAATTAATGCGGTCGCCGGATGATTCCCGCGAACGCCTGGCAGCTTTGATCACCTCGCCCCAAAACGATCGCTTCGCCAAAGTCATCGTCAATCATCTTTGGAATCGGCTGATGGGCGCGGCCATCGTCCAACCGGTTAACGACTGGGAAGGCAAGACGCCCAGTCACGAAGCGATGCTGCAGTGGTTGGCTGATGAATTGGTCACGCACCGCTATGACTTGCGGCATGTACTGCAGCAAATCATGACCTCCGAAACCTACCAGCGAGAAGCGATCGGTGAGAACCGTCCCGCACCGCCGGAACTGCGGTTTTTCGCGTCTCCCGACCGCCGACGACTGACCGCCGAGCAGGTGGTCGACTCCCTGTTTACCGCCACCGAACAAACGATCGACAGCGGTGAATTAACGTTCGTCCATGACGGCGCCGAACCGCGTCCCAAACGCCTGACGCTGGGTAACCCCAGTCGAGCTTGGATGTTCGCCAGTTTGAACAACGAACGCGACCGCCCCAGTCTGTCACTGCCTCGGGCGCAACCGATTGTGGATGTTTTGGAAGCCTTCGGCTGGCCGGGCACCCGCCAACAACCGGTCGTTCAGCGAGAGACCGAACCGAACCTGTTGCAGCCCGGCATTCTGGCCAACGGCACACTGACGATGTCGCTCACGCGGGCGGCGTACCAAAGTCCGCTGTCGCAATGGGCGCTCGATGCTCCGACGCCTGAAGCCTTAGTGGATTCGCTGTTCCTACGGTTTTACGCTCGCCATCCCAGCGAACAAGAACAAGCCGTGTTCGTCGCGGCACTGGCCAACGGTTTCGACGACCGCAAGGTGCCGGACGACCAGATCCAACCACCTCAGCCTCCGGCGCCATTACCTGTTTCCACTTGGTCCAATCACTTGGTACCGGAAGCCAACGATATACAAGAGGAGTGGCAACGACGTGTGCGGCGAGGCCCACCCGCCGATCCACGACTGCGAAACGATTGGCGTGAAGTCTATGAAGACGTGGTCTGGAGCCTGGTGAATGACCGCGAATTCGTTTGGGTGCCCTGA
- a CDS encoding cis-3-hydroxy-L-proline dehydratase — MKITGLKLYQVDLPLHEGNYSWSEGKSVNVFDSTVVQVETDAGVTGFGEVCPLGPVYLPAYAAGARAGIQELGPHLIGTDPTQLQALNLTMDKVMKGHPYVKSAIDMACWDILGKAAGMPVCTLLGGRYGDDVVLYRAISQRPAAEMAENVAGYRAEGYRRFQLKVGGRPDDDIDRIRTVGAIMQPGDKLVADANTGWLMHEAMRVVKAVDDVDVYIEQPCATYQQCLSIRQNTHLPFVLDEVIDSVDAILKGVADRAMDVVNIKISKFGGLTKAKQARDLCVSLGIAMTLEDSWGGDIITAAISHLAHSTPTDYLFTSTDFNSYVTQSIADGAPQRVNGRMAASTAPGLGITPKFDVLGDPVWQC, encoded by the coding sequence ATGAAAATCACCGGTTTGAAACTGTACCAAGTCGACTTGCCCCTGCACGAAGGCAACTACAGCTGGTCGGAAGGCAAAAGCGTCAACGTGTTTGACTCCACGGTCGTGCAGGTTGAAACCGATGCCGGCGTGACCGGATTTGGTGAAGTCTGCCCGCTGGGTCCGGTGTACTTGCCGGCTTATGCCGCCGGGGCGCGGGCGGGGATTCAGGAACTGGGACCGCACTTGATCGGCACCGACCCGACGCAGCTGCAGGCCTTGAACCTGACGATGGACAAGGTCATGAAGGGCCACCCCTACGTGAAGTCCGCGATCGACATGGCTTGCTGGGACATTCTGGGCAAAGCCGCGGGGATGCCGGTGTGCACGTTGTTGGGCGGCCGCTATGGCGACGACGTGGTGCTGTACCGAGCGATCTCACAGCGGCCCGCCGCGGAGATGGCGGAGAACGTGGCCGGGTACCGCGCCGAAGGCTATCGCCGCTTTCAATTGAAAGTTGGCGGCCGGCCCGATGACGATATCGATCGCATCCGCACGGTGGGGGCCATCATGCAACCCGGCGACAAACTGGTCGCCGACGCCAACACCGGCTGGTTGATGCACGAAGCGATGCGAGTGGTCAAAGCGGTCGACGATGTGGACGTCTATATCGAACAGCCCTGTGCGACTTACCAACAGTGCCTCAGCATTCGCCAAAACACGCACCTCCCGTTTGTCTTGGATGAAGTCATCGATTCGGTCGACGCGATTTTGAAAGGTGTCGCGGACCGGGCGATGGATGTGGTCAACATCAAGATCAGCAAGTTTGGCGGGCTGACCAAAGCCAAGCAGGCTCGCGATCTGTGCGTCTCGTTGGGCATCGCCATGACGCTCGAAGACAGCTGGGGCGGCGACATCATCACCGCCGCGATCTCGCACCTGGCTCACAGCACGCCCACCGACTACCTGTTTACGTCGACCGACTTCAACAGCTATGTCACCCAGTCGATCGCCGACGGCGCCCCGCAGAGAGTCAACGGACGGATGGCCGCCTCGACCGCGCCCGGCCTGGGCATAACGCCCAAGTTCGACGTCCTGGGCGACCCCGTCTGGCAGTGCTAG
- a CDS encoding helix-turn-helix domain-containing protein produces the protein MNLRTGGAEELPPEDLPSCLQAVGVELLEQLFDQAQDVAFFVKDVRGRYVAVNQSLVERHGLQHKVDVLGKRPSDIGPGDFGRIPAQQDADVLRTGTALVDHLELQWYRPHEPVWCLTTKLPIRDAADAVTGLVGFSKDVRVAVEPEEIPLEFARALEEFERDLSEAVTPAWLAQRSSLSPQRLARLTKRLHGLTPGQFITKTRIAAASRLLRETDRSIAEIAMACGFYDHSAFARAFRSATGFTPTAFRKQ, from the coding sequence ATGAATTTGCGCACAGGGGGAGCCGAAGAGCTGCCGCCCGAGGATCTGCCGTCATGCCTGCAGGCGGTGGGCGTCGAACTGTTGGAGCAACTGTTTGATCAGGCTCAGGACGTGGCGTTTTTTGTCAAAGACGTACGCGGCCGCTACGTGGCGGTGAACCAATCGCTGGTCGAAAGGCATGGCCTGCAGCACAAGGTGGATGTACTGGGCAAGCGGCCGTCGGATATCGGCCCGGGCGATTTTGGACGCATCCCGGCTCAGCAGGACGCGGACGTGCTGCGCACCGGGACGGCTCTGGTGGACCACTTGGAATTGCAGTGGTACCGGCCTCACGAGCCCGTGTGGTGCTTGACGACGAAATTGCCGATCCGCGATGCGGCCGACGCGGTCACCGGATTGGTGGGGTTTTCCAAAGATGTTCGCGTGGCGGTTGAGCCCGAGGAGATACCGCTCGAGTTCGCTCGGGCGCTCGAAGAGTTCGAACGCGACCTATCCGAAGCCGTGACGCCCGCCTGGTTGGCACAGCGCTCGTCGCTCAGCCCGCAACGTCTGGCCCGGTTGACCAAACGCCTGCACGGTTTGACTCCCGGCCAGTTCATCACCAAGACGCGGATCGCCGCCGCCTCGCGGTTATTGCGAGAAACCGATCGCTCGATCGCCGAGATCGCGATGGCGTGCGGGTTCTACGATCACAGCGCCTTTGCCCGCGCCTTCCGCTCTGCCACCGGCTTCACGCCCACCGCCTTCCGCAAACAATAG